A region from the Canis lupus dingo isolate Sandy chromosome X, ASM325472v2, whole genome shotgun sequence genome encodes:
- the UBQLN2 gene encoding ubiquilin-2 — protein sequence MAENGESSGPPRPSRGPAAAQGPASAPAEPKIIKVTVKTPKEKEEFAVPENSSVQQFKEAISKRFKSQTDQLVLIFAGKILKDQDTLIQHGIHDGLTVHLVIKSQNRPQGQSTQPSNAAGTNTTSASTPRSNSTSVSTNSNPFGLGSLGGLAGLSSLGLSSTNFSELQNQMQQQLLSSPEMMIQIMENPFVQSMLSNPDLMRQLIMANPQMQQLIQRNPEISHLLNNPDIMRQTLEIARNPAMMQEMMRNQDLALSNLESIPGGYNALRRMYTDIQEPMLNAAQEQFGGNPFASVGSSSTSGEGTQPSRTENRDPLPNPWAPPPATQSSATTSTTSSSGSGSGSSSSSATGNTVAAANYVASIFSTPGMQSLLQQITENPQLIQNMLSAPYMRSMMQSLSQNPDLAAQMMLNSPVFTANPQLQEQMRPQLPAFLQQMQNPDTLSAMSNPRAMQALMQIQQGLQTLATEAPGLIPSFTPGVGVGVLGTAIGPVGPVTPIGPIGPIVPFTPIGPIGPIGPTGPAGPGSTGSGGPPGPTVSSSTPTETTSPTSESGPNQQFIQQMVQALAGASPPQLPNPEVRFQQQLEQLNAMGFLNREANLQALIATGGDINAAIERLLGSQPS from the coding sequence ATGGCTGAGAACGGCGAGAGTagcggccccccgcgcccctcccgcgGCCCTGCCGCGGCCCaaggccctgcctctgccccggCCGAGCCCAAAATCATCAAAGTTACTGTGAAGACCCCCAAAGAGAAAGAGGAGTTCGCGGTGCCCGAGAATAGCTCAGTCCAGCAGTTTAAGGAAGCGATTTCAAAACGCTTCAAATCCCAAACCGACCAGCTAGTGTTGATTTTTGccggaaaaatcttaaaagatcaAGATACCTTGATTCAGCATGGCATCCATGATGGACTGACTGTTCATCTTGTAATTAAAAGCCAGAACCGACCTCAGGGCCAGTCCACACAGCCTAGTAATGCCGCGGGAACTAATACTACCTCCGCGTCGACTCCCAGGAGTAACTCCACATCTGTTTCCACAAATAGCAACCCGTTTGGGCTGGGGAGCTTAGGAGGACTTGCAGGCCTTAGCAGCCTGGGCTTGAGCTCGACCAACTTCTCTGAGCTCCAGAACCAGATGCAGCAGCAGCTCCTGTCCAGCCCTGAGATGATGATTCAAATCATGGAAAATCCCTTTGTTCAGAGCATGCTTTCAAATCCCGATCTAATGAGGCAGCTCATTATGGCCAATCCACAGATGCAGCAGTTGATTCAGAGAAATCCAGAAATCAGTCACCTGCTCAACAACCCAGATATAATGAGACAGACCCTGGAAATTGCCAGGAATCCAGCCATGATGCAAGAGATGATGAGAAATCAAGATTTGGCTCTCAGCAATCTTGAAAGCATCCCAGGTGGCTACAATGCTCTACGACGCATGTACACTGATATTCAAGAACCCATGCTGAATGCTGCACAAGAGCAGTTTGGGGGTAATCCATTTGCCTCGGTGGGAAGCAGTTCCACCTCTGGGGAAGGTACACAACCTTCCCGCACAGAAAATCGAGATCCACTACCCAATCCATGGGCACCACCACCGGCTACCCAGAGTTCTGCAACCACCAGCACAACCTCCAGCAGTGGCAGTGGCTCTGGCAGTAGCTCCAGCAGTGCTACTGGGAACACCGTGGCTGCAGCCAACTATGTTGCCAGCATCTTCAGTACCCCAGGAATGCAGAGCTTGCTGCAACAGATAACTGAAAACCCTCAACTGATCCAGAATATGCTGTCTGCACCCTACATGAGAAGCATGATGCAGTCGCTGAGCCAGAATCCAGATTTAGCTGCACAGATGATGCTGAATAGCCCGGTGTTTACTGCAAATCCTCAGTTGCAGGAGCAGATGCGTCCACAGCTCCCAGCTTTCCTGCAGCAGATGCAGAATCCAGACACACTATCAGCCATGTCAAACCCAAGAGCAATGCAGGCTTTAATGCAGATCCAGCAGGGGCTACAGACATTAGCCACTGAAGCTCCTGGCCTCATTCCAAGCTTCACTCCAGGTGTGGGGGTAGGGGTGCTGGGAACCGCTATAGGCCCTGTAGGCCCAGTCACACCCATAGGCCCCATAGGCCCCATAGTCCCATTTACTCCCATAGGCCCCATTGGGCCCATAGGACCCACCGGCCCTGCAGGCCCTGGCTCTACTGGCTCTGGAGGCCCCCCTGGGCCCACTGTTTCTAGCTCTACACCCACCGAAACCACTAGCCCAACATCAGAATCTGGACCCAACCAGCAGTTCATTCAGCAAATGGTGCAGGCTCTGGCTGGGGCAAGTCCTCCACAGCTGCCGAATCCAGAAGTCAGATTTCAGCAACAACTGGAACAGCTCAACGCAATGGGGTTCTTAAACCGTGAGGCAAACTTGCAGGCTCTAATAGCAACAGGAGGCGACATCAATGCTGCCATTGAAAGGCTGCTGGGCTCCCAGCCATCCTAA